From Kaistella polysaccharea:
GTGTTCCCTGCATATACTCAGCGCTGGCGGTAGCTTCGCGGAATTTTTCGGTTTGACGGATTTCAAAAGGTGTTTTCGGACTAACTCCAAACATGGTTTTCAGCTTGGGCGTGATTTTTTCTAAAATACCATTGAAAGCATTCAAAATTTCTTTTTCGGTTTTATAAGGCATCGCTTTCGGATCTGATTTTACGAAGGTGATAAATTCCTCCACCGATCCATTAAAACCAACTTCCTGCTTTACCTTTTCCATTTCGCCGCGTAACATGGCAACTTGCTCCAATCCTAATTTATTAATTTCTTCCGGTGTTTTTCCTGTTGTACTCCAACTCTTAACATAGTAGGCATAGATTTCATTTCCTTTCGGTAAACCATTAAGGCCGTCAGTCGTACGCGCTTTTGGAAGATATTCATTTTCTAAAAAAGCACCCATTTCGGTATAGGCAGGAATAATTTTTTTTGATATTACATCGCTGTATGCCGTGGTTAACTTCTGTTTTTCAGCACTGCTAAATTTTTTCGGAAAGTTCCGAATCGGACCGAAAAATATATTTTTTTCTAAAGATGGATCTGTTAATTCCGATGCATTCATCTGCACAATCATTTTCGCAACGAGAGATTTCGGTAAAACGATACCATTTTTAATTCCCATTCGAAAGTTTTCAGAAGCAGTTTGCATCCATTCTGGGAATTTTTCCATTCTTTTTAACCAATCTTCATAATCTTTCACGGTTTTGAAAGGTTGATTACCCTCTCCACTTCCCAATAAAGGAAAATCTAACGGCAAACCGCCAAACTGCGTGAACGGAATATATTCAGGATGATAAGCGTAACGTTCAATTTTATCTTTTAAGGTGTAATCTAAAACATCATAAACGGTCTTGTCATCATCGCTTAAACCTTTATAATCAACTTTATTGAGCTGACTTTGCACGGAAGTATAAAAAGAAATTTCCCCGGATATAAAATCTTTGTCAATATTAATAGGCAACTGATCGTTATATCGCGGATCTCCCTGCGCAGTCGCTTCCAGCGGATAAAGTTTTAGATATTGCTCGTAATAATCTGCAGCAATAGAATCTATGGAAACCGGTGTAACCTTGGTAAGCGGTGAATCTGACTTTTTACAGCTGGTGACAAAAGTTAAAATTCCGAGCGAGAAAAAAACGGCGTAAAAAATATTTTTCATGTAGAAGTATTTATGAAATGCTAAATTAATTGTTTTTGAACAAAGTTGCATACTATACAAAATTGCAGCCTCAATACGGTGTAAATGAAAATAAACGATAATAATTTTGCGCAATGGATCTATTTTTTATCTTTGTTCGATCAGTATCACATTAATTAACTCTATTTTTCTTTAGCAATGAAAGGGATTTTAAAAATCTACCATCCGGATGAAACCTTGAAATACCACATCCAAAGCACCTATTGCAAAGCGGTTTACAGCAACACGAAACATTTGTTAGAAGTAGAAATTATTACCAATGATTCTTTGGATCATGTTGATGACGACTCGCTGCAGTACCACTTCCCTCAAATTGCCCTAAATATTTCTGATTTCCCAGTTGAGGATGAAGAACTCCACGGAAAATCTTTTACTGTAACAGACGATGTTGATGAAGAGTATACTGCTGTAGATCTTTTCGATGATGAAGACGCATATTTATCAAACAATAAATTATCTTTTCTGAAAGACGCCGACGGCGAACTTGAACTTTTCTGGGAAGGTAATATTGATGATTTTTATACGGGTTCTTCAGATTCTATTCCTTTTAAACTTAAATGTAATTTCAAGCAGGATGAAATTTTAGTTGATGAAGATTAACTCTTAATTTCCTGCTCCTTATATTTTTCGCCTTAAAATCTGTAATATTAAGGTAATTTTGCCGTTCCATTTTTAATCTAAAACAAACTCATGTTCTTACAAACTCCAACACAAATCACCACAACTACTACCGAGAAGCACGTATTTTCCCTTTGGGAAATTCTTTTTGGCGGCGGCCTGGTCGGAAATGTAATTATGATCGCTATATTTCTGTTGGGAATTTTGGCCCTTTATATCTTCCTCGAAAGATATTTTTTCATTAAAAGAGCCTCTAAACAAACGCCAAATTTTTTAGAAAATATAAAAGATTTCGTGCAGGAAGGTAAAATTACAACTGCAATTGATTATTGTAAAACCATCGATTCTCCAGAAGCCAGAATGATTGAAAAAGGTCTTGCAAGAATTGGCCGTCCGATTTCTGATATTTCCAATGCGATGCAAAACCAGGGTCAGCTGGAAGTTTCCAAGCTGGAAAAAAATCTCAATATTTTAGCATCTGCATCCGGAGCGGCGCCTATGCTGGGTTTTTTGGGTACCGTAGTCGGCATGATCATGGCGTTCTTCGAAATTTCTAATGTTACGGGCGCTGTAAGTCCAAAACTGTTAGCCTCGGGAATTTATACTGCAATGGCGACAACCGCAGTCGGTTTATTTATAGGAATACCTGCTTATTTTTTCTATAATATTTTGGTGACGAATGTTGACCGGTTAGTTTTAAAAATTCAAACCCATGTGAATGAATTTCTAGACACTTTAAATACGCCGCTATAATGGAGTTGAAAAGAAAAAACAGAGTAAACGCAGAGTTCAGCATGGCTTCAATGACAGACATTATTTTTCTGTTGCTGATCTTTTTTATGATTACGAGTTCTGCCATCAGCCAAAGCTCCATTGAAGTTAAATTACCGACAGCTGATACGTTGAACCCAAGTGTTCAGGATCCCGCCGTCGTAACCATTAAAGAAGATGGGAAATATTTTGTTAATGATAAGCAGATTGCAAAAGAGGAATTGGAGCAGTATCTTGTTACCACTTTGAAAGGGGAAGAAAAACCATCTTTCACCATTCGTGCTGATGAAAACACGAAGCATAAAGACGTGGTTTATGTCATGGCAATCGCAGAAACTCATAAATTTAATTTAGCCATCGCTACAACTCAAGAAAAATAAACGATCAATTCTTGATAAAAGAATTCCGTACTATGGATTATATTATTCAACATAAAAGAAACGAAGAAAAAGACCGCACAAAGAGCGTTATTATAACGATTCTTCTTTCTCTGCTAATTTTTCTGGGGATTTTCTTTTATACTTTCACCAAAGAAATTCAAAAACCCGAAGAGTTTACCACAATGCTCATTAATTTTGGTGATAATAATAATGGCGCAGAAGTAGAAGAACCTGCCAATCAGGAAGGAAGTTTGGCTTCCTCCGCAAATGTTGAACAACCACAACCCGTGGAAGAAGTTGCCAAACCGGTCGCTCAGGAAAAAATTATAACGGGTACGAATCCTGTAGTAAAAAGACCAAAAGCTGAAAAAGTAAAAACGGAAAAAGCACCCGTTAAAGCAGTTGCCCAAAAAACAACTCCCACTAAAAAAGCTGCTACAAAATCTGCAATACCGAATTCAAAAACCGGCAGTGGTGACGGAAAAGGAAACGCAGCTATCGGAAATCTGTTAAAAGGACGCGGCACGAAAACGGGCACCCAAGGAACGAGCGCAACGACAGGAAATTCTGGAGATCCATTAGGCGGTGAAGGTAACGGCGATAGTAAGATTGGTATTGACAGGAAATTGATCGGTTTTATACCCGGAACAATGGGGCGAGGTGGCTCGCAACCTACGCACGCCTGTACTGCAAGCGGGACAATTAATGTCGCGTACACGGTTGACAAGGCGGGTAATGTGGTTTCTGCACGTCGATTAAGTGGAGTTTCAGATGGTTGCGTCTCGTCAACTTCTGTGAGCTGGGTTAAAAAATATGTAAAGGCAGAGCGGTCAAACTCTTCTTCTACTGGAACTTACAGTATTACTTTTTAAATTTCCTGAGCTAAACCAAGATTTTCTCTAATGACTAATCAACAATATCAGGAAGCGCTCAACTGGCTCTTTCAGCAATTACCCAATTACCAAACCGACGGTAAAAAAGCCTACAAACCCGGTTTTGACAATATTATAAAATTGTGTGAAATTTTTGGAAATCCTCAGGAAAATCTAAAATTGATTCACATTGGCGGAACCAACGGCAAAGGTTCTACGAGCAATATACTTGCTTCAGTTTTACAAGAAGCAGGTTATAAAATTGGGTTGTATAATTCACCACATCTTTTTGATTTTACGGAAAGAATTAAAATAAATGGGGAGAATTGCGATAAAGAATTTGTTTACCATTTCATTCAAAAACTCAGAAATTTACCCGAAGAAATTCAACCCTCTTTTTTTGAATTTACGACAGTTATGGCTTTCGAATACTACTATCACAATAAAGTTGATTTTGCAATTATAGAAGTAGGCTTAGGTGGCCGAGTAGATTCCACCAATATCATTACGCCGATTGTTACTGCGATAACAAACGTGGCATTAGATCATCAGGATCTTTTAGGAGAAACCCTGGAGGAAATTGCTGCTGAAAAAGCGGGAATCATTAAACATAATATTCCTGTGATTTCCGGCGATGAAACGGAGGTCGTAAAAAACATCATTAAAGATAAAGCTGCGTTAGAAAATGCACCTTTCATTGACGCTACAACAATTGAAACCAATTTAAAATCAGACTTAGAAGGCAATTATCAACTTAAAAATATTAAGGTTGTTTTGGCTTTAATTCAAGAATTACAAAAGCAAGGTTTACAAATTAACGATCACCAAATACAAGATGGACTTCTAAATGTGCAGAAAAATACCAATTTTATGGGTCGGTGGTTTCAATTCTCGAAAGAACCGCTCGTCATCTGCGATACCGCTCATAATCAAGCAGGTTTAGAACTTGTTTTCGATCAACTTAATGAAATACCGCGATTTAAATATGTTATTTTAGGCTTTGTTAATGAGAAGAAAATTGAGGATGTTTTAAAGATTTTACCAGAAAATTCGGTGTCCTATTTTGTTAAACCCAATAACAATAGAGGTCGGCATCCAAGAGATTATGAACATTTACTTAAAAATTTAAAAATAAATTATAAAATTTTTGATAAAATTCAGGAAGCCTATCTTTTTGCCAGACAGCAACTTAAAAATGAAGAAATGATTTTTATTGGCGGCAGCAACTTTGTAGTGGGAGAATTTTTAGAAAATAATTTGGAGAAATAAAAAAACATTGTATATTTGCCGAACGAAAATTTGGAACACCAAATAAGTCGGGCTCTTAGCTCAGTTGGTTCAGAGCATCTGGTTTACACCCAGAGGGTCGGGGGTTCGAATCCCTCAGGGCCCACAGAAAAAACCTCAGTATTATTCTGAGGTTTTTTTCTTTTTTTAGGGGCGGTTAGCTCAGTTGGTTTAGAGCGTTGCGTTGACATCGCAGAGGTCGCTGGTTCGAACCCAGTACTGCCCACAAAACTTTATCAAGAAATTGAAAAGTTTTTTTCTTTAAATATGTTTTATCTCTATATTCTTTATTCTGAAAATATAGACTCTTATTATGTAGGAGTTTCAGCAAATGTGGAGGAAAGGTTAAAAAGACATTTGTCTAATCACAAAGGTTATACTGCAAAAACAAAAGATTGGATCATTATTTACACCGAAATTTTTGATACAAAAACAGAAGCATTACGCAGAGAAATTGAAATTAAAAACTGGAAAAGTAAAATTATGATTGAAAAATTAATTCAAAAATAAGCTCGGTTTATTCAGAGCATCCCGATTTAAATCGGGAGCGGTCGGGGGTTCGAATCCCTCAGGGCCCACAGAAAAAACCTCAGTATTATTCTGAGGTTTTTTTCTTTTTTAGGGGCGGTTAGCTCAGTTGGTTTAGAGCGTTGCGTTGACATCGCAGAGGTCGCTGGTTCGAACCCAGTACTGCCCACAAAACTTTATCAAGAAATTGAAAAGTTTTTTTCTTTAAATATGTTTTATCTCTATATTCTTTATTCTGAAAATATAGACTCTTATTATGTAGGAGTTTCAGCAAATGTGGAGGAAAGGTTAAAAAGACATTTGTCTAATCACAAAGGTTATACTGCAAAAACAAAAGATTGGATCATTATTTACACCGAAATTTTTGATACAAAAACAGAAGCATTACGCAGAGAAATTGAAATTAAAAACTGGAAAAGTAAAATTATGATTGAAAAATTAATTCAAAAATAAGCTCGGTTTATTCAGAGCATCCCGATTTAAATCGGGAGCGGTCGGGGGTTCGAATCCCTCAGGGCCCACAGAAAAAACCTCAGTATTATTCTGAGGTTTTTTTCTTTTTTAGGGGCGGTTAGCTCAGTTGGTTTAGAGCGTTGCGTTGACATCGCAGAGGTCGCTGGTTCGAACCCAGTACTGCCCACAAAACTTTATCAAGAAATTGAAAAGTTTTTTTCTTTAAAAATGTTTTATCTCTATATTCTTTATTCTGAAAATATAGACTCTTATTATGTAGGAGTTTAGAACCGAATACTGCCAGATAAATTCAACCATAAATCTTGTTTCAGCAACGATTATTTTTATTAATGGTAATCAATTCAGCACATTAGCTTTCAAATCATTTTGTGAGTGATAATTATTTATTACTTTTATCTCAAATCACAGCCGATGTTAGTAAAAATTTACGGTAGCGCAATCCACGGAGTTTCAGCACAAACTATTATTATTGAAGTTAATGTTGATACTGGCGGCGTGGGCTATCATTTGGTTGGACTTCCCGATAATGCCATCAAAGAAAGCAGTTACCGTATTTCTGCAGCATTAAAAAACATTGGTTTTAAAATTCCGGGTAAAAAGATTACCATTAATATGGCGCCGGCAGATCTCAGGAAAGAAGGATCATCTTATGATTTAAGTATTGCACTCGGAATTCTGGCTGCATCAGAGCAAATAAAAGCCGAAAACATAAGCCAGTATATAATCATGGGTGAACTATCCTTAGACGGCGGATTATTGCCTATAAAAGGAGTTTTACCAATAGCTATCAAAGCGAAAGAAGAAGGTTTTAAAGGTATTATCTTACCGAAATTAAATATCAGAGAAGCTGCAATTGTCAGCGAATTGGAAGTTTATGGAGTTGACAACATCAAAGAAGTCGTAGATTTTTTTAATGAAGGAATTACTTTGGAAAGAACAACCATCGATATCCGAAAAGAATTTCAGGAGAAAATTCATTATTTCCCTAATGATTTCTCTGAAGTAAAAGGGCAGGAAACCGCAAAACGAGCCATGGAAGTTGCAGCAGCAGGTGGTCATAACATTATTCTCATCGGTCCACCGGGAAGCGGAAAAACCATGCTCGCGAAACGAGTGCCGACCATCTTACCACCCCTAACTTTAAGAGAAGCTTTAGAAACTACTAAAATACATTCTGTCGCAGGGAAAATTGGAACTGAAACTTCGTTAATGACCGTTCGTCCTTTCAGAAGTCCGCACCATACGATTTCAGATGTTGCTTTGGTTGGCGGTGGAAGCTATCCGCAACCTGGCGAAATTTCGCTGGCACACAACGGAGTTCTTTTTCTAGACGAAATGCCGGAATTTAAAAGAACAGTCCTGGAAGTTATGCGACAACCTCTCGAAGACCGCGAAGTCACCATTTCGCGTGCAAAATTCACCGTAAATTATCCCGCTAGTTTTATGCTTGTAGCAAGTATGAATCCCAGTCCAAGTGGATTTTTTCCTGATGACCCAAACAACACGTCTTCTCAATTTGAAATGCAGCGCTATATGAATAAACTTTCTGGTCCTTTGCTCGACCGTATAGATATTCATATCGAAGTACAGAAAGTAGAATTTGAGCAGCTTGCAGACCGCCGGAAAGGTGAAAAAAGTGATGAGATCCGACAGCGTGTTTTGTTGGCCAGGGAAATTCAGACCAATCGGTACAGCGATTGCGAAATTCACTATAATGCGCAGATGGGACCCAAGGAAATAGAAAAATATTGCGAACTTGACGAAGCTTCTCAGCTCTTGATTAAAACAGCGATGGATAAATTAAATCTTTCAGCACGAGCCTATGACAGGATATTAAAAGTTGCACGAACGATCGCTGATTTAGAAGGCACGGAATTATTAAATCCTTCGCATATTTCAGAAGCCATACAATATAGAAGTCTGGATCGGGAATTCTGGAATGTGTAAAAAAAAACCTGCAAAGCAGGTTTTATAATATAAATTTAAATTTTATTTGACTAAGGTTGCTGTCCCCAAATCCAAAACTTTTCCGTAAGTCACCGTTACATCCTTAGTTACATCAATGTATTTGGTACTTTCTAAGGCGTCATACATTAATTTATAAGATCCTTCCGGGATACCTCTCAGCATAAAATATCCGTTAGCTTCTGGAATTGCAGTCATAAGAACCTCATTTGTGGTTGCATTTAAGAGCTTCACTGTTGTTTGCGCTTCTGCAGGAGCAACATATCCCTTGATTTGACCATCGGTTAATTTGCTGAAAATACGGATCACAGGTTTCAGCAAGTAAGAACCGTTTCCTTGTTTTACGACTGATTTATCAGCATCGAAATCCAGCCATATTTCATAAGCACCATCTGGTTGAAGTGTTTCCATCCAATTAAGTTTTAATCCGGATTGCTGTGCAGAGGGTGTTGCAAGCGGATGACGCACGCCATCTACAGTTACATAGTTCTCAGACCCTAAAATCATTCTCAACTGAGTAACAGCACCAGCAGGCAATACGGTTTCGCCCAAGAGAACATCAACTCCATTATTTAAATCCAAAAGATTGTAAATTCCAGCTTTCGCAAGATTTAATGTTGTCCATGCCGCATCAGATTTTCCAAGTTCCAGTTTCTGAATATCGACTTCTACTTTTTCATATTGACCAGGAGCATCAGTGAGGTGAACTTTTAAAGTTGCATTTCCATCGGTGCTGCTGTCGTTTTGACACGAGGTAAATGCCAGAAGCATCGCGCTAAGCGCTAAAAAAATGTTTTTCATTTGTAATGGTTTTTATCAATTAACATTAAAGCTGTTAATATTCGACTTATCCTTCAAACGTAAAAAATCTCTAAATATTTTTAAACTACCGTTTAAATTATAATTAGTAAATAACAGATATAGTTTTACTAATCATGCGCTCAAATAATATGACTTTTTTAATTTGCCACAAAAGGCTTGATTTGTTTCTTATTTTTTTCCTTAAACTCGTATCCCAAGTTGTAAGAGAATCCTACACCTAATGTTTGCTTTAACTGCAATTTCTGCATTTGATCGTGATCGTAAAGCAGATCAAGACTAATTACCGTGGTAATAAATTTATTAAATCTAATGTTTAGTGCTCCATTATAAGCGATATCAACCCGTTCCGGATGAGAAATATAATTACTAAAGAAGTTCACCTGATTGACAAGATTTATGTCTTTATAAATTTTCAAACGATAGAGAATATTTACCAAAGCACCTAACTCTGCTCGAACCGATTGCCCATCTTTGTCTAGACCATACTTACCCGCTTTTTGAAGAAATGGGTCGTTTACAAAGGTAAATTTACCATTTACAGGCCGGAAAATTATTTGAAAGTTTTCACTTGGATTATATAAAATCCCGACCCCAGCGTACAGATAACCAGGTGACATAAATCTCGAGATTCGGTCTGCAAAACCTGGATTGGGGGTCAACGAATAATTGTAACCAGGCGCAAACTGGGAAAGAAACTGAAAACCCGTAGAGAGGTAAAAATTTTTCCCCACGTCGTAACCGTAGTTACTCATAATATTGATGTAATCTTCCGTTTTTCTGGAGGATTCCCCTTGCGACGCTACAAACCCATAACCGAGCTGAATATTATTGTCTAAAAAATGACGTCGGTTTTTATAACTGAGATTATAGTTAATCTTTCCAATAATACCAATATTGTTATTCCCACCAGAATTCCAGTTCGAAAAAGAAGATTGGTTGAATACCAAATTATTTTGTCCGTAATAGAACCATTTTATAGGATCTTTCAACTGCAAAAGATTGTAAGGTGTTACGGGAATTTCTTCTTCTACAGAAATCAAAGCATTTCTGTCTTTAATGACTAAAGTATCCTTAAAACGCACTTCAAATTTCTCAAATTTAGGATTAGATAAACTGTCTAAGTCAAGTGCACGGGCTTTCCATCGATTTTGGGAAATCGAATCAATCTCTGCGAGAATACCTTTATCCTGTTGGGAAAATACCGTAATCGCAAGAAACAACGATAAAAAAAACAATAATTTTCTCATAGGTGGCAAAAATAAGACAAACTATTTTAATTTAAAAAACGAGAAACGAGATTGTTGGTACTATTTGGCTGATTTTCTTTAAATTTAAAAAAGTATTAGCCATAATTTCTTCATTAAAATTTTGGTAACAGTTTTGACAAAAATATTGAATGTTCAATAAATCTCTTAATTACGACGCTGTTTTATACGCTGCCCTAATGGTAGTGGCAATGTGGGTGGGATTTTTTTTACAGAATTTAGGTTGGTTCAGCGGTTGTTCGGGCGCGATTATTCCCTTAAGTCCGTACGGTTTAAAAGGAATTTTTTTATCTCCTTTTCTGCATGGCAGTCTTGAGCATATTTTTGGAAACTCAGTTCCCATTTTTGTACTTATTTTTTTGCTCATCCAATTTTATCCTTTTATCGCGAAAAAAGTTTTTTTTCTGGGTTGGATTTTAACAGGCCTTTTGGTCTGGCTTCTGCCGCCTATTGATATTTATACGGGACAATTTACAGAGGTCTGCATCATTGGAGCCAGTGGAATTGTGTACGTTCTGGCATTTTTTCTATTCTTCAGTGGTGTTTTTCGATGGAACATGAAATTCCTAACGGTTTCTATGGTTGTTGCACTTTATTATGGAAGTTTAATTTGGGGCGTATTACCGGAAGAGCTTTTTTCTAATTTAGCAGAACCGAGCAGAATTTCCTGGCAATCCCACTTATCAGGAGCCGTCATCGGAATTATAATGGCCTTTATTTTCCGGAAATCTGGCGAGCAGAAAGTGAGATTTATTTGGCAGTTTCCAAATTATTATAGTGAGAAAGACGACAAACTCTGGCAAGAATACAAAGAAACACATCCCGATGATTTTTTAGAACTGCCTCAGAAAAAGAGAGATAATATTTGGGAGCATCTGGACGAGATCCGGAGAAATGAATAAATTTTGATACTTTTGAAAAAACTTCTGCATGCACTCCGAAGAGATTTTTTATTCCATTGCGTTACGACGTTGCCCACTTATTGGCGATGTCGTTTTCCAGAAGCTGATTAATGAAGCTGGATCGGCGAAACAGGTTTGGGAATTATCAAAATCAGGTCTGCAGAATATTTTTGGTATCGGCCGTAAAATTGCGCTGGAAATAGGAAATAAGGAACATCTGGATTTTGCCGAAAACGAAATTAAATTCTGCGAGAAACACAACATCAAAATAAATCTTCGTCATTTAGGCGATTTACCCGCGCTGCTAAACACCTGTGAAGACGCGCCGGCAATTCTCTATCAGAAAGGAAATATTCCAACTACGCAGAACAATCTGAGTATTGTGGGAACCCGAAATATTTCTTCGTACGGCAAAAACTTTATCCAAGATTTTTTAGAGAATATCAATTCTCAAAGTGTAACCACGGTTAGTGGTTTAGCTTTAGGTGCTGATTCCGAAGTTCACCAGGCGTCGCTTGTAAATTCTCTTCCGACTATTGCAGTACTCGCACATGGCTTTCACACACTTTACCCCTCTAAAAACCGAAAATTGGCAGATAAAATTTTATCTGAAAACGGAATGCTTTTAACAGAATTTAATTCTTCACAGAAACCAGACAGGGAAAATTTTATTCAACGTAATCGAGTTATTGCAGGCTTGTCTCCCGCTACAATTGTCGTAGAAACTGCCTTTGGTGGTGGTTCCATCAGCACGGCAACATTTGCCAATAATTACAATCGCGATGTTTATGCGTTGCCGGGCAGAATCGACGAAAAGTATAGCCAGGGCTGCAACCAACTCATCCTTCAAAA
This genomic window contains:
- the dprA gene encoding DNA-processing protein DprA; amino-acid sequence: MHSEEIFYSIALRRCPLIGDVVFQKLINEAGSAKQVWELSKSGLQNIFGIGRKIALEIGNKEHLDFAENEIKFCEKHNIKINLRHLGDLPALLNTCEDAPAILYQKGNIPTTQNNLSIVGTRNISSYGKNFIQDFLENINSQSVTTVSGLALGADSEVHQASLVNSLPTIAVLAHGFHTLYPSKNRKLADKILSENGMLLTEFNSSQKPDRENFIQRNRVIAGLSPATIVVETAFGGGSISTATFANNYNRDVYALPGRIDEKYSQGCNQLILQNKATAISTISGLIKELGYDKEKEKTGELFPSSEIKLLLPQNQQDILSLLHKTIPLSLDEISENLNLPSYKILPDLLQLEISGYIRALSGRQYLIL